One region of Eubacterium sp. 1001713B170207_170306_E7 genomic DNA includes:
- a CDS encoding GntR family transcriptional regulator, with product MSKNEVKYLNIADSIKIKILSNIYKPGDLLPSENSLCEEYAVSRMTIRKAIEVLIGEGYLMSSPGKGTYVREYSLNKFDVGFKIDEIIRGGYSHAKLIHAKIMAPTIELVYHLQVAPKTKIVCIRSMLFQGERPVALDEKYIPYFPGMNIKEDSFSYRDMVSIIFGEHYGFGYWEEIFVTGVMTDAEIGPFFEEMTGEPRKKQKFMMLFEQKLYDSDDIPIGYGKLYVESDLCRLRGNSRV from the coding sequence ATGAGCAAAAATGAAGTTAAATACCTCAACATTGCCGATTCCATTAAGATCAAGATCCTCAGCAATATCTATAAGCCTGGCGATTTGCTGCCATCGGAGAACAGCCTATGCGAGGAGTACGCTGTCAGCCGCATGACCATCCGCAAGGCCATCGAGGTGCTCATCGGCGAGGGCTACCTGATGTCATCCCCGGGCAAGGGCACCTATGTGCGGGAGTACTCCCTGAACAAATTTGACGTGGGCTTCAAAATTGACGAGATCATCCGCGGGGGCTACAGCCATGCCAAGCTCATCCACGCCAAAATCATGGCCCCCACTATCGAGCTGGTCTACCACCTGCAGGTGGCGCCCAAGACAAAGATCGTCTGTATCCGGTCCATGCTGTTCCAGGGCGAGCGGCCCGTGGCCCTGGATGAGAAGTACATTCCCTATTTTCCGGGCATGAACATCAAGGAGGACAGCTTCAGCTACCGCGACATGGTCAGCATCATCTTTGGCGAGCACTACGGCTTTGGCTACTGGGAGGAGATCTTTGTCACCGGGGTCATGACCGACGCGGAGATCGGTCCTTTTTTTGAGGAAATGACCGGAGAACCCCGGAAGAAGCAGAAGTTTATGATGCTCTTTGAGCAGAAGCTGTACGATTCCGACGATATTCCCATCGGCTATGGCAAGCTGTATGTGGAGAGCGACCTGTGCCGCCTGCGCGGCAATTCCAGAGTGTAG
- a CDS encoding cobalamin-dependent protein (Presence of a B(12) (cobalamin)-binding domain implies dependence on cobalamin itself, in one of its several forms, or in some unusual lineages, dependence on a cobalamin-like analog.) translates to MLEMLINAIEELDEEKVLKIVKRCVAAGTPPKDIWMALNKGLEKVGLRYETGEYSIADLMVVGIIFENVLEYTNMCDIYDGIEAGEFGKTMLLGTVEGDIHDIGKSIFKGAMQAGGFIVRDLGVDVKAQDFVEAARKYKCDIIGLSAVLTDCIPSVKEVVDAFSEAGMRDQVRIIIGGCVANKTVSDFVGADAYTKSAIKGVEICQGWLKDEQK, encoded by the coding sequence ATGTTAGAAATGTTGATCAATGCCATCGAGGAGCTGGATGAGGAGAAGGTTCTGAAGATTGTGAAACGCTGTGTGGCGGCCGGGACGCCGCCCAAGGATATCTGGATGGCCCTGAACAAGGGGCTGGAAAAGGTGGGGCTGCGCTACGAGACCGGCGAGTACTCCATCGCGGATCTTATGGTGGTGGGCATTATTTTTGAAAATGTGCTGGAGTACACCAACATGTGTGATATTTACGACGGCATCGAGGCCGGGGAGTTTGGCAAGACCATGCTGCTGGGCACGGTCGAGGGCGATATCCACGACATCGGCAAGTCCATTTTCAAGGGCGCCATGCAGGCCGGCGGCTTTATCGTCAGGGACCTGGGCGTGGACGTCAAGGCCCAGGATTTTGTGGAGGCAGCCCGGAAGTACAAGTGTGACATCATCGGCCTGAGCGCTGTGCTCACCGACTGTATCCCCTCGGTTAAGGAAGTGGTGGACGCCTTTTCGGAGGCGGGCATGCGGGATCAGGTCCGGATCATCATCGGCGGCTGTGTGGCCAACAAAACCGTCAGCGATTTCGTGGGCGCCGACGCCTACACCAAATCGGCCATCAAAGGGGTGGAAATCTGTCAGGGATGGTTAAAAGATGAGCAAAAATGA
- a CDS encoding GntR family transcriptional regulator, translating into MKTYEFILNDIQAKIEKGEYKPEAQLPSLREFSKIYTTTPVTVKKSLAILEERGYVYVVDRKGFFVSSSNHKTYTMIFHETKSIDHLTDIRLEEIKEVSGASLRQRFGLDVPDHTRCLRATRILYNRDMPIGLDIKYIIHNVRSASPVRNPERLMDSLNLVLGNYDIYKELEITLMTDNAPVRDTLFIDADDGVFAFRQTYRTESGQLVGVSETYVPCEEMQLKMKY; encoded by the coding sequence GTGAAGACCTATGAATTTATTCTGAATGATATTCAGGCCAAAATCGAAAAGGGTGAGTACAAGCCTGAGGCGCAGCTGCCCTCGCTGCGGGAGTTCTCAAAAATCTACACGACCACGCCGGTCACGGTCAAGAAAAGCCTGGCGATCCTGGAGGAGCGGGGCTATGTGTACGTGGTGGACCGCAAAGGCTTCTTTGTGAGTTCGAGCAACCATAAGACCTACACCATGATCTTCCACGAGACCAAGAGCATCGACCATCTGACCGACATCCGCCTTGAGGAGATCAAGGAGGTGAGCGGCGCCAGCCTGCGGCAGCGCTTTGGCCTGGATGTGCCGGACCATACCCGCTGCCTGCGGGCCACCCGGATTCTCTACAACCGGGACATGCCCATCGGCCTGGACATCAAGTACATTATCCACAATGTCCGCAGCGCCTCGCCGGTCAGAAACCCGGAGCGGCTCATGGATTCGCTGAACCTGGTGCTGGGCAATTACGACATTTATAAGGAGCTTGAGATCACCCTCATGACCGACAACGCCCCGGTCCGGGACACCCTGTTCATCGACGCGGACGACGGCGTCTTTGCTTTCCGGCAGACCTACCGCACCGAGAGCGGCCAGCTCGTCGGGGTATCGGAAACCTATGTGCCCTGCGAGGAAATGCAGTTAAAAATGAAATATTAA
- a CDS encoding NAD(+) synthase, with translation MKDLGYIRTACAVPVIKTGDCAANANAVLALCAEAWEKQVGIVVFPELCLTGYTCGDLFFQRTLQKAAAAAVEKIREWSEGKAMLIVVGAPVAAGSGLYNCALALSDGEILGIVPKTYVPNNQEYYEKRWFRSAGQLRATDRTCFGEGVPIGTDLLFRHEGWQDVVVGIEICEDLWAPVPPSCFQAAEGATIIVNPSASNEVIGKSAYRRALIRQQSARLNAGYLYCSSGYGESTTDLVFGGDALICEKGSLLAQSQRFQTESQLVVADLDVEAIVHDRQLQTSFGDSADILREGGYMECFFNAQDAQDCLREVNPQPFVPADAGRRDERCEEILNIQTMALGSRVAHIGDPAMVVGISGGLDSTLALLVCVNVCDRFGIDRKRIHAVTMPGFGTTDRTYDNAVSLIRALGATFHEISIKDAAARHLEDIGHDLSVHDVTYENAQARERTQILMDLANRLDGLVIGTGDLSELALGWATYNGDHMSMYGVNGGIPKTLVRYLVRYVAENNGDAEIRRILCDVLDTPVSPELLPPDEAGKIAQKTEDLVGPYELHDFFMYHVLRNGYSPDKIYFLSQRAFEGRYDDATLYKWLRNFYWRFFTQQFKRSCLPDGPKVGTVSLSPRGDWRMPSDAKVDEWLRVLDTLG, from the coding sequence ATGAAAGATTTAGGATATATTCGCACCGCCTGCGCGGTGCCAGTCATCAAGACAGGAGACTGCGCGGCCAACGCCAACGCGGTGCTGGCCCTGTGCGCCGAAGCCTGGGAAAAGCAGGTGGGCATTGTGGTTTTTCCCGAGCTGTGCCTCACCGGCTACACCTGCGGTGACCTCTTTTTCCAGCGGACCCTGCAAAAGGCCGCGGCGGCCGCTGTGGAGAAAATCAGAGAATGGTCCGAGGGTAAGGCCATGCTCATCGTGGTGGGCGCGCCCGTGGCAGCGGGCAGCGGCCTGTACAACTGCGCCCTGGCGCTGTCAGACGGTGAAATCCTGGGCATTGTGCCCAAAACCTATGTGCCCAACAATCAGGAATATTATGAGAAACGCTGGTTCCGCTCCGCCGGGCAGCTGCGCGCCACCGACAGAACCTGCTTCGGCGAGGGCGTGCCCATCGGAACCGACCTGCTCTTCCGCCACGAGGGCTGGCAGGACGTGGTGGTCGGCATTGAAATCTGCGAGGACCTGTGGGCGCCGGTGCCGCCGAGCTGCTTCCAGGCCGCCGAGGGAGCGACCATTATCGTGAACCCCTCGGCCAGCAACGAGGTTATCGGGAAGAGCGCCTACCGCAGAGCCCTCATCAGGCAGCAGTCTGCCCGCCTCAACGCCGGGTACCTGTACTGCTCCAGCGGCTATGGCGAGTCCACCACCGACCTCGTCTTTGGGGGCGACGCCCTCATCTGCGAAAAGGGAAGCCTGCTGGCCCAGTCCCAGCGGTTCCAGACCGAAAGCCAGCTGGTGGTGGCCGATCTGGACGTGGAGGCCATCGTGCACGACCGCCAGCTCCAGACCTCCTTTGGCGATTCGGCCGATATCCTGAGAGAGGGCGGCTATATGGAATGCTTCTTTAATGCCCAGGACGCCCAGGACTGCCTGCGGGAAGTGAACCCCCAGCCCTTTGTGCCCGCCGACGCCGGACGCCGCGACGAGCGCTGTGAGGAAATCCTGAATATTCAGACCATGGCCCTGGGCAGCCGTGTGGCCCATATCGGCGATCCGGCCATGGTGGTGGGCATCTCTGGCGGCCTGGACTCCACCCTGGCCCTGCTGGTCTGCGTGAACGTGTGCGACCGCTTCGGCATTGACAGAAAGCGCATCCACGCGGTCACCATGCCCGGCTTCGGCACCACTGACCGCACCTACGACAACGCCGTCAGCCTGATCCGCGCCCTGGGGGCCACCTTCCACGAGATCAGCATTAAGGACGCGGCCGCCCGCCACCTGGAGGACATCGGCCACGACCTGAGCGTGCACGACGTCACCTATGAAAACGCCCAGGCCCGGGAGCGCACCCAGATTCTCATGGATTTGGCCAACCGCCTGGACGGCCTGGTCATCGGCACCGGGGATCTGTCCGAGCTGGCCCTGGGCTGGGCCACCTACAACGGGGACCACATGTCCATGTACGGGGTCAACGGCGGCATTCCCAAGACCCTGGTGCGCTACCTGGTGCGCTACGTGGCCGAGAACAACGGGGACGCTGAGATCCGCCGGATTCTCTGCGACGTGCTGGACACCCCCGTGTCGCCGGAGCTGCTGCCCCCGGACGAGGCGGGCAAAATCGCCCAGAAAACCGAGGATCTGGTGGGGCCCTACGAGCTCCACGATTTCTTCATGTACCATGTGCTCAGAAACGGCTACAGCCCGGATAAAATCTACTTCCTGAGCCAGCGGGCCTTCGAGGGCCGCTACGACGACGCCACCCTGTACAAGTGGCTGCGCAACTTCTACTGGCGTTTCTTTACCCAGCAGTTCAAGCGCTCCTGCCTGCCCGACGGCCCCAAGGTGGGCACTGTGTCCCTGTCGCCAAGGGGCGACTGGCGCATGCCCTCCGACGCCAAGGTGGACGAGTGGCTGCGCGTGCTGGATACCCTGGGCTGA
- a CDS encoding MFS transporter, whose amino-acid sequence MNKNEVTNESISGFTRNAVIGIISSGAVVVYLTFLIRYVFYEPVLQSLALSNEQLGVLYGLYGTTAMISYLPGGILADKIRVKYLATAGFGLSAILTFWYATLPSYETLKVIFLLMGVCTTFIYWGVRYKGIRLVSTDNTYSRNIGISYGIVGILGLVVNFISMWIFDLFADPASGFNMVLMFYAFLNIAFALASFFLIPKFEGEIIKTKKKFDLSELVAAVKHPGVWLTTLCMFFTYTVYTSLSYTVPYVQAVFGASVAMAALMGNIRMYGTSLFSSPIIGALATKIKSPAKTILLCMAVTAVCLFVIVLAPQTAGFMVPAIILIMILSFFLSGAYGVESSLFTETKVPAAIFGSASGILSLIGFLPDMFVSPIAGKWLDSYGNQAYTYIFIALGVSAILSMGCALLVLVYNKKKGISIEEPAEETQA is encoded by the coding sequence ATGAATAAAAACGAAGTGACAAACGAAAGCATCAGCGGCTTTACCCGGAACGCGGTAATTGGTATTATCAGCTCCGGTGCGGTAGTGGTTTACCTGACATTCCTGATCCGGTATGTCTTTTACGAACCGGTTTTACAGAGCCTCGCGCTCTCCAACGAACAGCTTGGTGTGCTCTACGGCCTTTACGGCACCACCGCCATGATTTCCTATTTACCAGGCGGTATTCTGGCAGACAAGATTCGCGTCAAATACCTGGCGACTGCCGGCTTTGGACTTTCTGCAATTTTAACTTTCTGGTACGCGACGCTGCCGAGCTATGAGACCCTGAAGGTGATCTTCCTGCTCATGGGGGTCTGCACCACCTTTATTTACTGGGGCGTCCGCTATAAGGGCATCCGCCTGGTCAGCACAGACAACACCTATTCCAGAAACATCGGCATCAGCTACGGGATCGTCGGGATCCTCGGCCTGGTGGTCAACTTTATTTCCATGTGGATTTTTGACCTCTTTGCAGATCCGGCTTCCGGCTTTAACATGGTGCTCATGTTCTATGCATTCTTAAACATCGCCTTTGCCCTGGCGTCCTTCTTCCTGATTCCGAAGTTTGAGGGCGAAATCATTAAAACCAAGAAGAAATTCGACTTATCCGAGCTGGTGGCAGCTGTTAAGCACCCCGGTGTATGGCTCACCACCCTGTGTATGTTCTTTACCTATACGGTTTATACCTCGCTCAGCTACACCGTGCCTTACGTACAGGCCGTGTTCGGCGCCAGCGTGGCCATGGCAGCGCTCATGGGCAATATCCGTATGTACGGCACCTCGCTCTTTTCATCACCGATCATCGGGGCCCTGGCGACCAAGATCAAATCGCCGGCCAAAACCATTCTGCTGTGTATGGCCGTTACGGCTGTCTGCCTGTTCGTCATCGTTCTTGCGCCGCAGACCGCAGGCTTTATGGTTCCGGCCATTATCCTGATCATGATCCTGTCCTTCTTCTTAAGCGGGGCATACGGGGTTGAATCCTCACTGTTCACAGAAACCAAGGTACCGGCTGCCATCTTCGGCTCTGCCTCTGGTATTCTGTCACTGATCGGATTCCTGCCAGACATGTTCGTGTCACCGATCGCGGGCAAATGGCTGGACAGCTACGGCAACCAGGCCTATACCTATATCTTTATCGCCCTGGGCGTTAGCGCGATCCTGTCCATGGGCTGCGCGCTGCTGGTACTGGTCTACAATAAGAAAAAAGGGATCTCAATCGAAGAACCCGCTGAAGAAACACAGGCATAA
- the trmB gene encoding tRNA (guanosine(46)-N7)-methyltransferase TrmB: MHIRPKPWARPELLSCGFFIPEATAMRGRWQEAFERRAPLHLELGCGKGTFIAALGRRHPEVNYLAVDMIDAVLGLSKRNVEQAYAPEAVDNIRLTAWDIARIGEMLAPEDVVERIYINFCNPWPKRRYQKKRLTHTRQLEQYKKFLVPGAQIHFKTDDDPLFEASLKYFEASGFQVTTLIRDLHASDEYPGNIVTEHESMFAERGVRIKLAVAEIH; encoded by the coding sequence ATGCATATTCGACCAAAACCCTGGGCCCGGCCCGAGCTTTTATCCTGCGGGTTTTTCATTCCGGAGGCCACGGCCATGCGGGGGCGCTGGCAGGAGGCTTTTGAGCGCCGGGCGCCCCTGCATCTGGAGCTGGGCTGCGGCAAGGGCACCTTTATCGCGGCGCTGGGCCGTCGCCACCCTGAGGTCAACTACCTGGCCGTGGACATGATCGACGCGGTGCTGGGGCTTTCCAAGCGCAACGTGGAGCAGGCCTACGCGCCCGAAGCGGTGGACAACATCCGCCTGACAGCCTGGGACATTGCCCGCATCGGGGAAATGCTCGCCCCTGAGGACGTGGTGGAGCGCATCTACATCAACTTCTGCAATCCCTGGCCCAAGCGCCGTTATCAGAAAAAGCGGCTGACGCACACCCGGCAGCTGGAGCAGTACAAAAAATTCCTGGTTCCCGGGGCGCAGATCCACTTCAAGACCGATGACGACCCTTTGTTTGAGGCGTCGCTGAAATACTTTGAGGCCTCAGGCTTTCAGGTGACCACGCTAATCCGGGACCTGCACGCCTCGGATGAATACCCGGGCAACATCGTGACCGAGCACGAGTCCATGTTCGCGGAGCGTGGCGTCAGGATCAAACTGGCCGTGGCGGAAATACATTGA
- a CDS encoding DNA alkylation repair protein, whose translation MAELLKDKYYNAASLRDLGLRIKAAAPAFPVERFVADTLDEAWQALGLKERMRQVTVNLGRYLSDDYARALAILDETAAGYPAGFNDYALMIFPDFVEVYGQQEAHWDLSVAALERYTPLSSAEFAVRPFIIRDEARMMRQMALWAGHDNAHVRRLASEGCRPQLPWGQALPRFKEDPEPVLAILERLKADPSLYVRKSVANNLNDISKTHPDRVAGLARKWYGQNRHTDWIVKHGCRTLLKKGNPEVLELFGFEDAASIEVAGFALAAAAVAIGQDLVFTFKIRAGKEARVRLEYGIDYVKANGRRSRKIFQISELSLKANQEKTYTKVQSFADLSTRKHCPGPHAVTLIVNGAKRGTLDFELLPAEGRTGSEGE comes from the coding sequence ATGGCGGAATTACTGAAAGACAAATATTACAATGCGGCGTCTCTGCGCGATTTGGGGCTGAGAATAAAGGCGGCGGCCCCCGCCTTTCCGGTGGAGCGGTTTGTGGCGGACACGCTGGACGAGGCTTGGCAGGCCCTGGGACTGAAAGAGCGCATGCGGCAGGTTACCGTCAACCTGGGCCGGTACCTGTCGGACGACTATGCCCGGGCGCTGGCCATTCTGGACGAGACCGCCGCGGGGTATCCCGCCGGGTTTAACGACTACGCCTTAATGATCTTCCCGGATTTTGTCGAGGTCTACGGCCAGCAGGAGGCCCATTGGGACCTGTCCGTGGCCGCGCTGGAGCGGTATACCCCGCTGTCCTCCGCCGAGTTTGCCGTGAGGCCCTTCATTATAAGGGATGAAGCCCGCATGATGCGGCAGATGGCGCTCTGGGCCGGGCACGACAACGCCCACGTCCGCCGGCTTGCCAGCGAGGGCTGCCGGCCGCAGCTGCCGTGGGGCCAGGCCCTGCCCCGCTTCAAGGAGGACCCGGAGCCGGTTCTCGCCATTTTAGAGCGGCTGAAAGCCGACCCGTCCCTGTATGTGCGCAAAAGCGTGGCCAATAACCTGAACGATATTTCCAAAACACATCCGGACCGGGTTGCGGGCCTCGCGCGGAAATGGTACGGCCAGAACAGGCACACAGACTGGATCGTAAAGCATGGGTGCCGGACCCTCCTTAAAAAGGGAAACCCGGAGGTGCTGGAGCTCTTTGGGTTTGAGGACGCCGCCAGCATCGAGGTGGCGGGCTTTGCGCTGGCGGCCGCGGCGGTGGCCATCGGGCAGGACCTGGTCTTCACCTTTAAGATCAGGGCTGGAAAGGAAGCCCGGGTCCGGCTGGAATACGGCATCGACTACGTGAAAGCAAACGGCCGGCGCAGCCGGAAGATCTTCCAGATATCCGAGCTTTCATTAAAGGCCAATCAGGAAAAAACCTACACGAAAGTCCAATCCTTTGCGGATTTGAGCACACGAAAGCACTGCCCCGGCCCCCACGCGGTAACCCTTATCGTCAACGGCGCGAAGCGGGGCACTCTGGATTTTGAGCTGCTGCCAGCAGAGGGCCGCACGGGCTCAGAAGGGGAATGA
- a CDS encoding lysophospholipid acyltransferase family protein codes for MRTILWFIHFWLYQLALLPSRFKARRLAAAGDMAGHDALVRRKVGPWARSMIRTAGGTVTVEGLENMPEGPAVYVSNHRSYFDIPLVLGYLGDDTKPLVAKKEIGKIPLIRAWMEALHCVFLDRDNPREAIKNIKEAERRVAEGYSMVVFPEGTRTEDGYLGEFKGGAFKIAQNNKVPVVPFCMKDTDKLMGRNTLWIHPAEVAIRVLPPIDTTDYTRADWKNLPKLAEERVREGLTAMGAEGFH; via the coding sequence TTGAGAACAATTCTATGGTTTATCCATTTCTGGCTGTACCAGCTGGCCCTTTTACCCAGCCGGTTCAAGGCCCGCAGGCTCGCGGCCGCGGGCGACATGGCCGGGCACGACGCGCTGGTGCGCCGAAAGGTCGGGCCCTGGGCCAGGAGCATGATCCGCACCGCCGGGGGCACGGTGACGGTGGAGGGGCTTGAAAACATGCCCGAGGGGCCTGCGGTCTACGTTTCCAACCACCGCAGCTACTTTGACATCCCCCTGGTTCTGGGCTATCTGGGCGACGACACCAAGCCGCTGGTGGCCAAGAAGGAGATCGGCAAAATTCCGCTGATCCGCGCGTGGATGGAGGCCCTGCACTGTGTGTTCCTGGACCGGGACAATCCGCGGGAGGCCATCAAAAACATCAAGGAGGCCGAGCGCCGGGTGGCCGAGGGCTACTCCATGGTCGTCTTTCCTGAGGGCACCCGCACCGAGGACGGGTACCTGGGCGAGTTTAAGGGCGGGGCCTTTAAGATTGCCCAGAACAACAAGGTGCCTGTGGTTCCCTTCTGCATGAAGGACACGGACAAGCTCATGGGCCGGAACACCCTGTGGATTCACCCGGCCGAGGTGGCGATCCGGGTACTGCCTCCCATCGACACCACGGACTACACCCGGGCCGACTGGAAGAACCTGCCAAAGCTGGCCGAGGAGAGGGTGCGCGAGGGGCTCACCGCCATGGGCGCTGAGGGCTTCCATTAA
- a CDS encoding CTP synthase — MKTKYIFVTGGVVSSLGKGITSASLGRLLKARGLKVSIQKFDPYLNYDPGTMSPYQHGEVFVTDDGAETDLDLGHYERFTDESLGQYSNVTTGKVYWNVISKERRGDYLGGTVQVIPHITNEIKESILRVSESAANPDVVITEIGGTVGDIESLPYLEAIRQFEGDLGPENVLYIHVTLLPYLGKAGELKTKPTQHSVKELRSIGIQPDIIVLRSEKEVEDSLKDKISLFCNVDKDAVVTNLDAPELYEVPLMLEKEGLARLVCSKLKIRCKDPDLTEWKDLVTRAKNLENKVTIALVGKYVELHDAYLSVAEALRHGGIAGNAEVTVKWVHSEDLNEQNVDRIMKDVDGIIVPGGFGNRGIEGKIEAIRYAREMGIPFLGLCLGLQLTVIEYARNVVGLDGANSIELDEGTPYPVISLMEEQKKIQNMGGTMRLGAYPCEIKEGSHACAAYGGAKTIEERHRHRYEVNDEYISVLAEKGLVFSGMSPDGVLVEMVELRDHPFFIATQAHPEFKSRPNKAHPLFSSFVAAAMDYKNKGSR; from the coding sequence ATGAAAACAAAGTATATATTTGTAACCGGCGGCGTGGTTTCTTCACTAGGAAAAGGGATCACCAGTGCATCCCTGGGGCGTTTGCTCAAGGCCAGAGGCCTGAAGGTATCCATTCAGAAATTCGATCCCTACCTCAATTATGACCCGGGTACCATGAGCCCGTACCAGCACGGCGAGGTCTTCGTCACCGACGACGGCGCAGAGACCGACCTCGACCTCGGCCACTATGAGCGTTTTACCGATGAAAGCCTGGGCCAGTACAGCAACGTGACCACCGGCAAGGTCTACTGGAACGTCATCTCCAAGGAACGCCGGGGCGACTACCTGGGCGGCACCGTGCAGGTCATCCCGCACATCACCAACGAGATCAAGGAGAGCATCCTGCGCGTGTCCGAGAGCGCGGCCAACCCGGACGTGGTCATCACCGAAATCGGCGGCACCGTGGGCGATATTGAGAGCCTGCCCTATCTGGAGGCCATCCGCCAGTTTGAGGGCGACCTGGGCCCGGAAAACGTGCTCTACATCCACGTCACCCTGCTGCCCTATCTGGGCAAGGCCGGCGAGCTCAAGACCAAACCCACCCAGCACTCCGTCAAGGAGCTGCGCAGCATCGGGATTCAGCCCGACATCATTGTCCTGCGCTCCGAAAAGGAAGTGGAGGACAGCCTCAAGGACAAGATCAGCCTGTTCTGCAACGTGGATAAGGACGCAGTCGTCACCAACCTGGACGCGCCGGAGTTGTACGAAGTGCCCCTCATGCTTGAGAAGGAAGGCCTGGCCCGCCTGGTCTGCAGCAAGCTCAAAATCCGCTGTAAGGACCCGGACCTCACCGAGTGGAAGGACCTGGTCACCCGGGCCAAGAACCTGGAAAACAAGGTCACCATCGCCCTGGTAGGCAAGTACGTCGAGCTGCATGACGCCTACCTGTCCGTTGCTGAGGCCCTGCGCCACGGCGGCATCGCGGGCAACGCCGAGGTCACCGTCAAATGGGTGCACTCCGAGGATTTAAACGAACAGAACGTGGACCGGATCATGAAGGACGTGGACGGGATCATCGTGCCCGGGGGCTTTGGCAACCGCGGCATCGAGGGCAAGATCGAAGCCATCCGCTACGCCCGTGAGATGGGAATCCCCTTCCTGGGGCTCTGCCTGGGCTTACAGCTCACCGTCATCGAGTACGCCCGCAACGTGGTCGGCCTCGACGGCGCCAACAGCATCGAGCTGGACGAGGGAACGCCTTATCCGGTCATCAGCCTCATGGAGGAACAGAAAAAGATCCAGAACATGGGCGGTACCATGCGTCTGGGCGCTTACCCCTGTGAGATCAAGGAAGGCTCCCACGCCTGCGCGGCCTACGGCGGCGCAAAAACCATCGAGGAACGCCACCGCCACCGCTACGAGGTCAACGACGAGTACATCTCCGTGCTGGCCGAAAAGGGGCTGGTCTTTTCCGGTATGTCGCCGGACGGCGTTTTGGTGGAAATGGTCGAGCTCAGGGACCATCCCTTCTTCATCGCCACCCAGGCCCACCCGGAATTCAAATCCCGCCCGAACAAAGCCCACCCGCTGTTCAGCAGCTTTGTGGCAGCGGCCATGGATTACAAAAACAAGGGAAGCCGTTAA